From the Bos javanicus breed banteng chromosome 7, ARS-OSU_banteng_1.0, whole genome shotgun sequence genome, the window CGTGTGTCCAAATAACACCTGGATGTGGTACATTTACAAGGcaggacagggcttcccaggtggctgagaggtaaagaatccacctgccaatgcaggagacttggattcaatccctgggttgggaagatcccctggaggaagaaatggcaaactattccagtgtttttgcctgacaaatcccatggacagaggagcctggcgggctacagcccacggggtaccaaagggtcggacacgactgatggcTGAGCATGGACGCATGCACAAGGCAGGTTGGGTCCATGATATCCAGGGCACCAGTACTCCCACACTGATACGGTCTCTTCCTCCACAGAGGCTGCACAGATATCATTTGCTGTGTCTTCCTCTTCCTGGCTATTGTGGGTTATGTAGCTGTAGGCATCATAGGTAAGCGAAGGAGGGGATGGGGTGGCGGTTCCTGGGTGTGTGGGCAGCCCACAGCGTCTGGGGCAGAAGGCAAAAGGGGAGCTGGTGGTGGAGTCCCATCACCTCAACATTCCTGGATCCCTCCACAGCTTGGACCCATGGAGACCCTCGAAAGGTGATCTACCCCACTGACAGCCGAGGCCAATTCTGCGGGCAGAAGGGCACGAAGAATGAGTGAGTGTGGCTCCTTGGGGCCTACTGGGTCTGGAGGGAGCTTCCTCAGTACTGGGGAGAAGGTTCTAGGCTTCCCTCACCTCCATCAATCCACTAGTCCAGTCAACAAGTATTTATAAAACTCTTACCATCCCCAGCCTCTGTTCTAGGCCCTGGGGACAGGGCTCTAAATGAGACATTCAGAGTCTTATCCTCTGGTGGCCCATATAttaggggagagacagagaagagacagTCCTAGATCTGATGTCAGGTGAGGCAAATGGGCAAGCTCAAAATGAGCTGTGCCAttccctggctgtgtgacctacAGCAAGTGTCTCAGACTCTCTGGGCCTCATCTCTGCAATGGGGATGCTGACATTCCCACTCTCATGGGACTCTTCTGATGGTTAAATGAGCCAGTGCATGTCCAGTGCTTAAACAGCACCTGGCATGAAGTTGCTGCTGTGGTTATTATGgttgttatttctattttcattaagAAATTCCATATAGGCTGATGGAGAAGTCTTGACAGTTTCCGTCTCCCTTCCCCAACCCCAGGAACAAACCCTTCCTGTTTTATTTCAACATCGTGAAGTGTGCTAGCCCCCTGGTCCTGCTGGAATTCCAGTGTCCCACCCCCCAGGTAACTTCCCTCTCCTCCTGTTTCCTGTCCCCGCCCCCTGCTTACATCAATCAGGTCCTTTTTCCTCCTCTAGTAGTAGCTTCTCTCCCAGCCCTCTTTCTCCCCTCGATGAAtaagggggaggagggtgggaccTCTGTCCTAAGAGGGGATCAGGTGTCTGTTCTGACCCCACCCAACCCCTGCCTCCTACCCCTCCCAAGATTTGTGTGGAGAAATGTCCCAGCCGTTACCTCACCTACCTGAATGCTCATGCATCTGAGGACTTTGAGTACTACAAGCAGTACTGTTTACCTGGCTTCCAGAAAAACAAGGTAAGTGGATAACTGTCCAGGGAGCCTGGGCAAAGGCAGGTCCAGAGTACTGGCCCTCAGGATCGACCACGTGCTGTCTCTTGGCAGGGTGTGGCTGAAGTCCTTCGAGATGGAGACTGCCCCGCTGTCCTCATTCCCAGCAAACCCTGTGAGTCTGGGATCCCATGGGCTCTGGAGGGGCCTGAGGGGGTTTCAGGGGCTCCACCTGACTGGTCCCATCTCCAACTCCGTATAGTTGCCCAGCGATGTTTCCCGGCTGTCCATGCCCACAAGGGGATCCTCATGGTGGGCAACGAGACAACCTACGAGGATGGGCTTGGCTCTCGGAAAAACATCACGGAGCTGGTGGAAGGCGCCAAGTGAGGACCTCGACCCATCACCCCAGCGCTGTGCTTtcctggggggtggggttgggtaGGGAACAGGGCATCCCCTGGGGCTGGCCCAGTCATGGATTGGGATCCTACCTAAGCCTTGTCTGCCCTCCCTCAGGAAGGCCAGTGGAATCCTGGAGGCTCGGCAGCTGGCCATGAGGATATTTGAAGATTACACAGTCTCCTGGTACTGGATTATCATGTAAGTTGAGAGGGAAGGTAAGCTACCCTATCTGAGATTGGTGAGGGGATCAGGATCCACTTATGTCCCCGTTTTCTCTCTCAGAGGCCTGATTATTGCCATGGTGCTGAGCCTCCTGTTCATCATCCTGCTCCGATTCTTGGCTGGCATTATGGTCTGGGTGATGATCGTCATGGTGATCCTGGTCCTAGGCTACGGTAAGTCTCTCCCTCCCtgtgtcctcccctccccactgtcTGCAAAGTTCCTGTGCCCTTGGAGCTGTCATTGACCCATCAAGAATcttctcttgggacttccctggcggttcagtgcttaagacttcatgcatccaatgcagggggcgtgggttcaatccctggtcggggaactaagatcgcacatgcagtgctaagtcacttctgtcgtgtctgactctttgtgaccctatggaccatagcccgccaggctcctctgtccatgggattctccaggcaagaatactagagtgggttgccatgccctccttcaagggatcttcccaacccagggatcgaacccgtgtctcttatgtctcctgcattggcaggtgggttctttaccactagtgccacttgggaagcccaagatcccacatatcccacagccaaaaaaacccagaatcgTCTcttgaggaaattccctggtagtccagtggctaggacttgcGCTTTCACTGCtaggccctgggtttgatccctgatcacaGAACTAAGATTCTGAAGGCTGCAacgcatgaccaaaaaaaaaaaaaaaaattctcctgagCCATCAGACATTCTCTATGTCTTTCACTGGTAATATTTGTGAAGATGTTCATCTCAACATTGTTTATGAGAGCAGACACTTGGAAACAACTTCCATGCTCATTTATGTGCGATGGGTTAGATCATAATGTTCCCAAACAGGGCTGGATCTGTATTTTGTTGACAGCAAAGTCATCGTCAAGTAGACCATTTAGCACAGTGGTTAAGGCCACATGCTCTGGCACCAGAGAGCCCAGGGTCTGAATACAGCCTCTTCCAGTTCCTTgctctatgaccttgggcaagtgactcagCCTCCCCATGCCTCAATGTCCTcctccataaaatgggaataattagtATTTACCGGTTCAGAGACTTGATGAGAAGATAGGGTGTAAATGAGATGGGGAAGGGCCCTGTGACTCTGAACACAGTGCTTCatgttctgtttattcatttaaactTTGCCAGATGCGCAACCTAAACTGGGGACACAGacattaaaataattctttttttttggccacactgcgcagcatgcaggatcttagttccccaaccagagatcaaacccatggcccctgaagtggaagctcaaagtcctaaccactgggctgtcagggaattcccaaaatatTCATGTTACTAGTGGTTTCTAGCTAGGTGCTGGCAGTTTAGGTGGttagcatttttgtttttgttttttaaatagttagTTTTATTGCCTTTGTTACTTGGTGActccacagtaaagaatccacctgcaatgcaggagactgcctgcaatgcaggagacttgagtttgatccctgggttggaaagatcccctggagaaggaaatggctacctacccattccagcattcttgtctgggaaatcccatggacggaggagcctgatgggttacaatccatgaggttgcaagagttggacgtgacttagcgactaaatcaccagcATTACCATCTTGTTACTACccttagctgtgctgggtcttagttggggcccAAGGGATGTTTTTGTTGTGATATGCGAacgcttagttgtggcatatgggacctAGTTTCCTGACAAGGAACTGAACCTGatccccctgtattgggagcttggagtcttaactattggaccaccagggaaatccccagtgACTAGCTTTTTGTATGTTATCTgtactttataattttcttctacAGAGAGCTAAAGAGAATGCTGAAAATCCCTAATGCTGCCCCACTGGATGTTAGCACCCatgtcctccctccccacctgtgAATCATTGTTACAGAGGGGTcaggttggaggaggaaatggcaacctactccagtattcttgcctggagaatcccatgggctccAGTccctagggtctcaaagaatcggacatgactgaagcaactgagcatgaagaGGGGTCAGGAAAGCCTCAGGTCACACAACCCTGATACctgctcactcattcattcatccatcttgTATTGAATGACTATGTCCTGGGCAGTCTTCTAGGTCCTGGGCTTACAGCAATGAATACACCAGGACAAATCTTACTCTTGTGGAGTTTATATTCCAGGGGGGTATGGGCAAGATGGACAAGAAACAAACCAGATAACCTCTGGGATGTCAAAACAGTGAAGGGGGATAAGAATTTGGAGTGTAAAAGGGTATTATTCTAAAGGGGGGAAGGGATCCTAGAAGGTTGCATGAGAAGGTGACTTTAGAGCAGAGACTAGACGATGTAAGGGATCCAGTTGGGGAGAGACTGAACCAGGCAGcaggaacagccagtgcaaaggccctgaggcaacaGCAGCGCCCTCTCAGCcgtggtttttgttttctgttaaatgGATATGATTGTACCTGCTTTACAGCGCTGGGGGAGCGGTGGTTGGGCTGAGGTCAGTGAGCACAGTGGTTCCCCTGAGCAGGAATACTGCATTGCTACATGGAGTATGCTCGGCTGCGTGGTGAGGCCGGCTCTGACGTCTCCCTGGTGGACCTTGGCTTCCAGACGGACTTCCGAGTGTACCTGCACTTGCGGCAGACCTGGGTGGCCTTCAGTGAGTACCAGCTCCCCACTCGGTGAGGCCTGGGAGGGAGCGGGGAGCCCAGGCAGGTGGCAGACTTGAATTCACCCTCTGCCCCCCACAGTGATCATTCTGAGCATCGTTGAGGTTATTATCATCTTGCTGCTCATTTTTCTACGGAAGAGAATTCTCATTGCCATCGCACTCATCAAAGAAGCCAGCAGGTGGGTGCTGGGGTGCCAGAGGGTCAGGCTGGGGCAGTCGTGGGGGCTGCTCGGGCTTTGATGTCTGTGCCTCTGCTCTTTCCAGGGCTGTGGGATACGTGATGTGCTCCTTGCTGTACCCACTGGTCACCTTCTTCCTGCTGTGCCTTTGCATCGCCTACTGGGCTAGCACTGCTATGTATCCACCATCAGATCCTGGTTTCTGACCCCAGGGATGGCTAAAAGTGCCCAATTTGCCTGGAGATGACCCGCAGCCTGGGGGCAAGGCCAGAACCTGGTGTGGGAATGGATTCTTTTTCTATGCGCCCCTGTGGTCCCTAAGCCCTGAACTTAGATTCCTTAACAAGCTTCTAGCTTCCTGTCCACTTCCAACGAAGCTGTCTATAAGATCTTCAATGAGACCAGCTGCCCAGTTGCTGGGAAAACCTGCAACCCCGAGGTGAGTATCCCCAAATAGAGGGATGGCTGTTTCTCTGATAGCCCACAGATGATCTGAAATCTCTTGTTCCCACTTGGGGACCATTGGAGCAAACATTTGACGCCTGCTGTATGTCCTGTGCCagatgcagggggcatggggtggggggaggagatcCAGCCTGGCCCCCACTCCCCCCTACTCCCTAAGTGCTGATCCACTCACCTTCCCCCCACCCTTGACTTTGTCTCCTGCTACTGCAGCCCTCTCTTCACCCAATGGTGGCCAGTTCTTGCTTCCAGAACCCTGTCCTTGCTTTTCACAAGCCCCTCACCTGCCCTCTGTGGTCTTCATAGTGATCTCTGCCACTTGTGATCTGTCTACATGGCCACTCCATTGATCCTCATGATAGTTTATCCTGCCTCCCTGATGCCCATTGAGACAATGATCTCTGATCTTgcttttagaactgcttttgcaagCCCTTCTTGTAAACTCCTAGTTCCTTGACTTAGTTCCTCATGACTCCTGTCCCACCCCATGGTCCACCTGACCTGGACCTGATGCCCAGAGCCCACTCTGAACCACAAGGCCCTATGATATGACCAGGCTCTGCATCCCTCCCACAGACCTTCCCCTCCTCCAATGAATCCCGCCTGTGTCCTGGAGCCCACTGCCAGTTCGCCTTCTATGGTGGTGAATCGACCTACCACCGGGCCCTGTTGGGCCTGCAGATCTTCAACGTCTTCATGTTCTTCTGGCTGGCCAACTTCGTGCTGGCACTGGGCCAGGTCACACTAGCCGGGGCGTTTGCCTCCTACTACTGGGCCATGAACAAGCCGGATGATTTGCCTGCCTTCCCGCTCTTCTCTGCCTTTGGCCGGGCGCTCAGGTGGGGACCcaggtgggctgggggtgggggtaagaTGGAGTGGAAGAGGCCTGGCCCGGCCACTGACCACCCCCTCGGCTCAAAGGTATCACACAGGCTCCCTGGCCTTTGGCTCCCTCCTTCTGGCCATCGTGCAGGTCATCCGAGTGATACTGGAGTACTTGGATCAGCGCTTGAAAGGTATGGCCCACGGGTGGTTGACGTGATTCCCATGGCGGGGCGGGGCTAAGGGAGTAGATTGGGATTGATTCTTGGAGGGAGGTGGGGCTAAATTGCTGGAATGGCTGGAAGAGCCCATTGAAAGGAGTTCTTTCCTTTGAAGGGGCGGGAACAAGAGGCGGGGCCGCCATTGGTTCCAGAAGAGACGGTCAGGCTGGGATTGGTTGTATATTGGGGTGGAGCCAAGGAGGTCTTAAGGATTGGCTTCTGCCTGGGAGGCAGGACCAGGGTAGCCGAGTGGGTTGTCACTTATTCCTATCTTCGAGGCTGGGCTGAATGCCTGTTTTGGGGGACTGGGCTGAGAGTCACTGTTGGTTCCTACCAGCGTGCGGGGCAGGACCCCGAGGGTTCTGAATCAAGTCTCCCTTTCCTTGTCTATTCGAGAAGGAGGCTCTAAGAGTCCTGGACTCTGCCAAGTGTGTGAAACAAGGAAGTAGGGGCTCCTACCAGGCCGAGTGGGGTTTCCTCTCACCTCTGCATCTCTCTCATCTACCAGCGGCGGAGAACAAGTTTGCAAAGTTCCTCATGAGCTGTCTCAAATGCTGCTTTTGGTGTCTGGAGAAATTCATCAAATTCCTCAACAGAAACGCCTACATCATGGTGAGTAGGCCTGGGACCAGGAACTAACCCACCAGCTGCTTCTAGCTGGAGGAGCCCTTATTCCCTGGCCCGGTGGGGCTGATCAATCGCTCCCACCCCCCTCCAGATTGCCATCTACGGCACCAACTTCTGCACCTCAGCCAGAAACGCCTTCTTCCTGCTCATGAGAAACATCATCAGGTCAGGGAAAAACACCCTTCTCtggccacctccctcctcccccaggccctgAGCCAGCATTCATGTCTGCTTCTTACTGTGCCCTGTAGGGTGGCTGTCCTGGATAAAGTCACCGACTTCCTCTTCCTGTTGGGCAAACTTCTGATAGTCGGTAGCGTGGGTGAGTGCTGTCTGGCTTCGGAGACTGTTGGAGGCCATTTGTGAGCTGCTATCGGCCCCCATGTCTTCTACGATAACTGTCTTCTCTGGGGTCTTCTTGGTGGTGGGGGAAGCATTTCCTTTATCTAGAACCCTCAACcatctccatttccttctgctcTCCAGGGATCCTggctttcttcttcttcactCACCGAATCAGGATCGTGCAGGACACAGCACCATCCCTCAATTATTACTGGGTCCCTGTAGTGGTATGAACctttgggggtgggcaggggttgGGGAAAGGAGATGTCGGGACTCGCCTGGGCTCCTCTGACTGGACAGATGTGAATGGAAGCAGAGGTGGGGAATGGTTGATTAACTCAGGCCACAAACGTTTATTAAGTACCAACCATGTTccggggcctccctggtgactcagtggttaagaatccgcctgtagtgcaggagttaaaggagatgcagttttgatccctgagtcaggaagataccctggaggagggtatggcaacccactccagtcttcttgcctggagaatcccatggacagaggagtctggtgggctatagtccatagggtcacaaaaagagtcagacacgactgaagcgacttagcacaaccATGTTCAGGCATGACCTGGGACGGCTTCCCTTCAAAGGCCTTACAGTTTAGGAGTAAATAGACATGGcagctccctggtggtccaggggttaagactccatgctgccaatgcaggaggcataggttcgatctctgctcagggaagtaagatcccacatattcCACATGCCCATGATGATGCAAATTAGATGTATGCTTGCAAAGTTGTACGTTCCAGAAGAAGAATTACAGGGAACCAAGTGTTAGAGCTTGCAGTGGAGGATGTGGGCAGGTGTGGGAgtctagagggcttccctgtggaAGTGATGTCATGTCTAAGATCTGAAAGAGATGCAGTCAATATTGTGGCAGAGGGGACAAACACCTGAGGCAGGTCTATGCCAGGGACAGTGAGCAAATGAGTGTGGTTGGTGTGGAGGGAGTGAAGGGATGAGGAGGTGGAGATCGAGCAGGCAGAGGATGGGGCCGTGGCTGGGGGTTTAGGTCACCACCCTAAGAGCAGTACAGTATCTGAGTGCAGGGCTTGGAGCCCAGTGACCTcgattttatttctgtttgctagtctgagtgactctgggcaagttatttaatctgcTCACTTTAGTCAATCAATGTTTATCAAGTACCTACCAAGGCCCTCTGAGTTTCCAGGTTGCTGGGGGATATAAATGGGACAGACACAGTCTAATAGGGATGTGGGCATTACAGCTGTCAcgcactggggacttccctggcggtccagaggttaagactctgcttccaattcagggggcatgagttcgatccctgcttgggaactaagatcccacaccccttgtagtgcagccaaaaaaattaaaaagaaaaaagaatactggaaaaacctattATTCCCTAAAAAATGCAACCAAAGGCTTTAAATGAGGGGCTGGCTTATCAGCAGGGAAATGGCATGCTGCTAGCTGGGAAGGGATGAGGTGGTGGGTAGAGGTTGCCTTAGGCAGAAGGGTGGAAACAGCTTGTCTGTCCTTTGCCCAGACGGTGGTCATTGGCTCCTACCTGATCGCCCATGGCTTCTTCAGTGTCTATGGCATGTGTGTGGACAcacttttcctctgtttctgtgagtAACCCCTCACCCCCGACCCTTGCTGGGCCCTGACTCCCATCTGCCCACCTGGTGCCCGCGGCCTCCCCAGAGCCTGGCTGTCCCTAGGGCCCCAGGTtgccccacctcccatccccccCCGCCAGCTTCTCCCTGGCGTTCAGAGCTGCTCCATCCTCTTGTCCTTTGGTCAGGCTGCAGCTGGAACACTGTCCTTTGGGCCCTCGGCTTTGGAGTTTCTGGCTTTGTGGGGGACATCTGTGGCTGCCACTAACTCTGGTCTCTCcgtctattttttgttttttgttttttcttttctcttcctctcctccatGCCTGCTGGCTTCCCTGAAACCTCCCCTGCCCCGAACCTCCCTCATCCCCTCCCTTCCTGACCACCCTGTTTTCCCCCTTGCTGGTTCCTGGGGGAGCCCAGGTGAGGACCTGGAAAGAAATGACGGCTCTCAGGAGCGACCCTACTTCATGTCGCCCGAGCTGAGAGACATCCTGTTGAAGGGGAGTGCGGAGGAGGGGAAGCGGGCGGAAGTTGAGGAGTAGAGAGGGAGGCTGGCTTGTAGATCAGGGCAGGTGCATGCGGGGCTTTTGGGCCTGGGAGTGGggatcagtgtgtgtgtgcgtccCCCATTCCCACCCTGCTCCAGTCCCAGCGCCTCTTGCTTCCTAACCCTCTGAGGCTTCTCTCTGGCCCACCCcagtccccacccacccacccaatcCCCTGGTGCCCCTGCCCATGGGCTCCCCTCATGCCTCCTGCTCTGGGGCCTCTCTCCACAGTGGAGGACCTGGAGAGGAACGATGGGACGCCCGAGAGGCCTTACTTCATGTCTCTCACCCTCAAGAAGATCTTGAACAAGACCAACAAGAGGCAGGCGGAGGCCTagaggccccgcccc encodes:
- the SLC44A2 gene encoding choline transporter-like protein 2 isoform X3 — protein: MGKEQQLYYGKHGTPQKYDPAFRGPIYNRGCTDIICCVFLFLAIVGYVAVGIIAWTHGDPRKVIYPTDSRGQFCGQKGTKNENKPFLFYFNIVKCASPLVLLEFQCPTPQICVEKCPSRYLTYLNAHASEDFEYYKQYCLPGFQKNKGVAEVLRDGDCPAVLIPSKPFAQRCFPAVHAHKGILMVGNETTYEDGLGSRKNITELVEGAKKASGILEARQLAMRIFEDYTVSWYWIIIGLIIAMVLSLLFIILLRFLAGIMVWVMIVMVILVLGYGILHCYMEYARLRGEAGSDVSLVDLGFQTDFRVYLHLRQTWVAFMIILSIVEVIIILLLIFLRKRILIAIALIKEASRAVGYVMCSLLYPLVTFFLLCLCIAYWASTAIFLSTSNEAVYKIFNETSCPVAGKTCNPETFPSSNESRLCPGAHCQFAFYGGESTYHRALLGLQIFNVFMFFWLANFVLALGQVTLAGAFASYYWAMNKPDDLPAFPLFSAFGRALRYHTGSLAFGSLLLAIVQVIRVILEYLDQRLKAAENKFAKFLMSCLKCCFWCLEKFIKFLNRNAYIMIAIYGTNFCTSARNAFFLLMRNIIRVAVLDKVTDFLFLLGKLLIVGSVGILAFFFFTHRIRIVQDTAPSLNYYWVPVVTVVIGSYLIAHGFFSVYGMCVDTLFLCFCEDLERNDGSQERPYFMSPELRDILLKGSAEEGKRAEVEE
- the SLC44A2 gene encoding choline transporter-like protein 2 isoform X2; its protein translation is MVDERKDGSYGTPQKYDPAFRGPIYNRGCTDIICCVFLFLAIVGYVAVGIIAWTHGDPRKVIYPTDSRGQFCGQKGTKNENKPFLFYFNIVKCASPLVLLEFQCPTPQICVEKCPSRYLTYLNAHASEDFEYYKQYCLPGFQKNKGVAEVLRDGDCPAVLIPSKPFAQRCFPAVHAHKGILMVGNETTYEDGLGSRKNITELVEGAKKASGILEARQLAMRIFEDYTVSWYWIIIGLIIAMVLSLLFIILLRFLAGIMVWVMIVMVILVLGYGILHCYMEYARLRGEAGSDVSLVDLGFQTDFRVYLHLRQTWVAFMIILSIVEVIIILLLIFLRKRILIAIALIKEASRAVGYVMCSLLYPLVTFFLLCLCIAYWASTAIFLSTSNEAVYKIFNETSCPVAGKTCNPETFPSSNESRLCPGAHCQFAFYGGESTYHRALLGLQIFNVFMFFWLANFVLALGQVTLAGAFASYYWAMNKPDDLPAFPLFSAFGRALRYHTGSLAFGSLLLAIVQVIRVILEYLDQRLKAAENKFAKFLMSCLKCCFWCLEKFIKFLNRNAYIMIAIYGTNFCTSARNAFFLLMRNIIRVAVLDKVTDFLFLLGKLLIVGSVGILAFFFFTHRIRIVQDTAPSLNYYWVPVVTVVIGSYLIAHGFFSVYGMCVDTLFLCFLEDLERNDGTPERPYFMSLTLKKILNKTNKRQAEA
- the SLC44A2 gene encoding choline transporter-like protein 2 isoform X4, yielding MGKEQQLYYGKHGTPQKYDPAFRGPIYNRGCTDIICCVFLFLAIVGYVAVGIIAWTHGDPRKVIYPTDSRGQFCGQKGTKNENKPFLFYFNIVKCASPLVLLEFQCPTPQICVEKCPSRYLTYLNAHASEDFEYYKQYCLPGFQKNKGVAEVLRDGDCPAVLIPSKPFAQRCFPAVHAHKGILMVGNETTYEDGLGSRKNITELVEGAKKASGILEARQLAMRIFEDYTVSWYWIIIGLIIAMVLSLLFIILLRFLAGIMVWVMIVMVILVLGYGILHCYMEYARLRGEAGSDVSLVDLGFQTDFRVYLHLRQTWVAFMIILSIVEVIIILLLIFLRKRILIAIALIKEASRAVGYVMCSLLYPLVTFFLLCLCIAYWASTAIFLSTSNEAVYKIFNETSCPVAGKTCNPETFPSSNESRLCPGAHCQFAFYGGESTYHRALLGLQIFNVFMFFWLANFVLALGQVTLAGAFASYYWAMNKPDDLPAFPLFSAFGRALRYHTGSLAFGSLLLAIVQVIRVILEYLDQRLKAAENKFAKFLMSCLKCCFWCLEKFIKFLNRNAYIMIAIYGTNFCTSARNAFFLLMRNIIRVAVLDKVTDFLFLLGKLLIVGSVGILAFFFFTHRIRIVQDTAPSLNYYWVPVVTVVIGSYLIAHGFFSVYGMCVDTLFLCFLEDLERNDGTPERPYFMSLTLKKILNKTNKRQAEA
- the SLC44A2 gene encoding choline transporter-like protein 2 isoform X1, with the protein product MVDERKDGSYGTPQKYDPAFRGPIYNRGCTDIICCVFLFLAIVGYVAVGIIAWTHGDPRKVIYPTDSRGQFCGQKGTKNENKPFLFYFNIVKCASPLVLLEFQCPTPQICVEKCPSRYLTYLNAHASEDFEYYKQYCLPGFQKNKGVAEVLRDGDCPAVLIPSKPFAQRCFPAVHAHKGILMVGNETTYEDGLGSRKNITELVEGAKKASGILEARQLAMRIFEDYTVSWYWIIIGLIIAMVLSLLFIILLRFLAGIMVWVMIVMVILVLGYGILHCYMEYARLRGEAGSDVSLVDLGFQTDFRVYLHLRQTWVAFMIILSIVEVIIILLLIFLRKRILIAIALIKEASRAVGYVMCSLLYPLVTFFLLCLCIAYWASTAIFLSTSNEAVYKIFNETSCPVAGKTCNPETFPSSNESRLCPGAHCQFAFYGGESTYHRALLGLQIFNVFMFFWLANFVLALGQVTLAGAFASYYWAMNKPDDLPAFPLFSAFGRALRYHTGSLAFGSLLLAIVQVIRVILEYLDQRLKAAENKFAKFLMSCLKCCFWCLEKFIKFLNRNAYIMIAIYGTNFCTSARNAFFLLMRNIIRVAVLDKVTDFLFLLGKLLIVGSVGILAFFFFTHRIRIVQDTAPSLNYYWVPVVTVVIGSYLIAHGFFSVYGMCVDTLFLCFCEDLERNDGSQERPYFMSPELRDILLKGSAEEGKRAEVEE